The DNA window ACTGTAGAACCATGTCATTAATCTTCCCATCCTTTCTGGTGGGAATATCATGTACTGCCAAACAGCTGTTATGGGGCGGGGGAAAGTTTTCTTCTGTCAGTTTctagcaaactttttttttttctttcctccaagaAACCATTTATGCAGCAAGATGAAACTACCTGGCAAGATTACTCCTAGATTATACCTACACCCACAAACATGTACCTGAAGGCAAAGAAATGTAGTTAACCTAATTAGAAACCGCAGTACACAGGGATCCAGCTGAAAGGAAGTCAAAAAGTTTTAATAACAGGAGCATTTATACAGAACAATATATCCTGGCAAGGCTAGTGGGGGGGAAAGGCTTTGCAAGAGAACTCATGGAGATTAGGAAACTAATGGAAATGTGGGGGTTTTCTTCACTAGTAGGATAATgctaagaagaaaaagttaagaTTAATAATTGGAGAAATTCAAATAGAATTAAATCTCTGGCCCAGTTAAATGTATAAAAGAAGCAGTTCTTAGTGTGGTTTGTAGATGGAAAAACAAGGACCCCTATGGAGGATGTAGCAAAGCATCAGGAGTCTTTTTCCTAACGGATGTACCTAGTGTCAGGCATAAGGCGGCGGGGGTTCACAATAAaggataacaaaaaaaccctgttaaaGCTGTGAAGTACAACTATGGgcttaattctgtttctagATTATTCATTACTGCACATTTCCTTGGacaagcattaaaataaattgctcACCATGCCCTCAGCTGGAGCGCTGGTTCCTGGACCAAAAGCCAGTGGAAGGACAACGAGCAGTGCCTTGCGGGCAGGCTCGATGGGCGAGGAGCGGTCAGGTagggctgggctggaggtgGCAGGGGTTGGACACCTGACCCTCCATCCTTCCAGCTTCCCTTTAACAGCAGGTTGCTTCTATGCATTAAGTTTTGCCTTTATTTGGGTAATTGCTGGTATTTTAGGGTATTCGTATCTTTGCAGAAAGCTGACTGCTAGCAATCCACAAGAAGGGAAATGGCTTTACAGGAACACGCAATCTTTAGTTGTTTAGGGCATCCCTTAGCGTTTGTGCACCTGATAACTTGGCGTAGTCCTGCAACCAGTGCTTTATCTCCCACAGCTAGAAGGAAACTCTTGTTCTAGGTTTCACAGAAGATCTAGTAACTACTAAAAATGGGATTAGCTGCCTATGTTTTAGGTAGTTGATCCTGCTTTGGGGTAAGGGATTAGAGAGAGTTGAACCTTTTTGGGGTAAGACATGTTGTTCTTCTCAGCCCTGTATTTTATTATCggttttgcttgctttcacaAACAGAATAAATGTTGAAGTGGTTCTGACATGCTCTTTTCTAGAGATCCCCAAGCTGAGGGGTACTTCAAGGATGCTTGACCGCATCAGGCCTGTTTCTTACTCCCTGGAGCGAAACTGTGTTCCAGAAGAGGTTTTCCGAAGCCTGACCTGTGCCAGCAGTTCTCTTTACAGCCCAGAGTACTTACGGTCCCCACAAACCACCAAAATCCCAATGGGCTTCAGGGTGAGTGTGTTTCCATCTCCTGCTCTTCTCTGCCCAGAATCGTCTCTTCACTGGGGGCACATGTTCATTCCCTGTGCAAAAGGAAAGTTTGCTGACCTCGTAAGATAAATTCCAAAGAGCTGCCTTCCAGTCCCTGCAAAATGTGTTTGcaccctggtgctgctgtgaaGCCCTTGCCGAGGACGTTTTGTCCACCGGTTTCTTTAGGCCCAAGAGGGAAATAATGACACTGAGTTTGTTTAGACAGACCACCTTGACCTCTCCTGCTCCTTGGCACATTTCTTGCTGAGACGTGACGTCCACGTGTGCCTtgtctgcagggctgcctgcaaACCCCAGATCGGCTTTGGCATTATCCTAATCGTCGGAGCAAGTTCAGACACCTGACAGACCACCCTGTCAGTTTGACGGGCGCTGGCAGGTAAGCAAAGAAGGGATAAGGAGCCGAGGGCAATGGAAAGACATTAGAGCTGGGAACGCAGAGCTAGATCTCTCccttggtctttttttttttatggtaggTGGCTGTGCAGCCTCGCGTGGCTGGATGAATGGTCCAGCTGCCCCATCCAAGTTTGGGCTGGAGAGATTTGAGGgaacaataaataaattagtGGCTAAATAAGCAATTCTTGGAACTATCCTTCCAAAAGATGCTGGGCTCACAGGGATGCTCTGTGATCCACGATTAAGAAAAGAAGCTCTTCTAGCTTTAACGGACTTAGCAGGGAATAGCTTTACACTTCTTTGTAAATAAGCGATGCTGAACGGTGCTAGgaagtgaaaaatgttttgctcttTATCAGACATTGGATAAGTATGTGATAGGACATTGGCAGCAAATGTGAAAAATGGATAGGCAATGTGAGGTTAATCTGCCCAAAAAACATTATCTCATCGGTCTTTTGTGGCCCAGGGGAGGGAGTCCTGGCCATAAGCCTGGCCTCAGGCTGAGCAGAACAAATATGCACGTGGCTTAGGCTGGCAGCATGGGAACAGTGGGTTGCCTTTGGGGTGTGTCAGTGTACAAGCTCTTTCCCTCTGTTTCAGGGATGTCTCTTACCTGTGTGACATTGTGACTGGGCAGGAAGCGAAGAAAGCAATGACTGGTAGAAGCCCTTCTACTAAGAATTGTCGGGACCGGAGAGGGAGCTGTGGTATGGTCCCACGTGCTCCTGTGAGTGCTGCTGTTCgggtgtttttctgtttatcaCTAGCTGGGAGAAGGGAGGTCCTCATACACGTCCCCTGATGTTACCCTGCTCCTAAAACTCACCAGCTCTCCTTGCAACTCCAGCCCCCCAGCTCCCGTGCCACAGTTCAATGTTAGTTGTTTTGATCTGCTTTCAGACATAGATGGCTTCTGTTGGGCTCTGGATGCATggagtgggaaggaaaaaagcagtgtGAAAAGCTTCCCTCTCCTGGCTGCCAGACCCACATCCTCTTTGGGAAGGAACTGCGAGTGTGTTCACATCTCTTGTGCTGACGTTTTgtgctctctctcttttccatcCCTAGCGAGCAACCCTAGCAGATAGTCTGGTTCCCAAGGAATTTCACATTGTGAAGAACAGGGGAGTTTTGCCCTTGAAGTACTTTGATGAGTGAGTGCTTCCTGGTTTACAAGGGTTTGTCCCCAACTGTTCAGAGCGGGGGGATAAAGCGATGAGAGGCTGAGGATGTTGCCCAAATACACCCCTTGCTGTTGGGAAGGGGAGACTATAAAAGGGAGGTGGTGCAAACCTCATGCTAATGACCAGGCAATAGTTAACCCTGCAGAGTAGGTgaccctccttttctttgtccCTGCTGCTTAGGGGTGGCTGAGGGAGAATTTCCTGTACACTAGTACTGCTTCTCAGGCGGGGTTCAGTAGTTGGACATGAATGTAGAAGCTGAAGTCTGGTTTGATCCCTTAAGGCAACTTTTGGAAGTTTTTgctgctgactttttttttttttttaattaatttatctgtttttcttttggaattgCTTTCTGCCGTATAGCTGGGCAGGCTTTGGGTAGGTCTTACTCTCACTTTATGCTTATATAGACCTGCTAGCATCTTGAATCTGATCAGTCtgaggattttgtttgtttgtttgcatttttttttcaggctgtcagatttgaaattaatttaccAAGCCTTGCCCAGAAAAGGCTActgagacacacacacacacacacacacacatacggTCTCTCCAGACAACTTACTAAATTAAAAGCACATTCTTTCTCATTGTTCAAGGATTAAAATACTGAGATCAGGAGTGAAATCCTCACGGCTTCTTTGCCAACATGATGTAACAGAACACTGTCTTATTTCAATGGTCTCCTGTGATCAGTCTCTGGGTGGATGCGATGTGGATATGTGGTGCTCTTCTGGCCCCACCTGTAACTTTTAAATCCGTTGGTCACTTCTTAGCCAAGTACCGTGAGAGGTCTTAAAGGGAGAAGGTTCCTACAAGATTTGTGGTGTTAGTGGCAAGAAGAAGGAGCTCTAGCTGGGGGAAAAGCTACAGAAGGTCTAATTCTCACATTAGGCTCTAGATGCTCCCACTGAAGAGCAACCCTGTAGAcccttctctgcttctccaaCTTTCATCACCTTATACGTGGGACAAGGAGATTTAAGGAGGGAGTAGGATCCTGTAGCTAGCACTGGAAGAATTGCCTTGTAATCAAGTTCTAAtgattgtgttttgtttcagtaaatACACAACGCTGCTTGAAGACCGTGAAAAGAAACTACGGCTGTTCCCATCCATGTAAGTACTACCCTGCATGAAGTTGTTGTTGGAAAAATACCCAGGtgtttgaatttcattttctgagaaaatatcATAACATGCTATACAGACTAATGATGTGCCTTTTTCTTGTCTGTCAGAAAACCTTCTGGGAGGTTAGAGGTCATCCAGCTGATGAAGGTGATGGACAGCATGTTGGAAAAAGCTGGAGTAGACAAGCTAATCAGAGTAACAGGACCTTCACAGGTGGATAACTTGCTTGTGCCCAGATAACTTCCTTGTACCAGAAAAATAACATCCTGTTTTCCCCAGTGTTCACCCCTGCTGTGCTTAAACTACCTCCTAGTAGCTAGCTTCTGCCCAAGGCAGCTGTCTGTATGTGCTGTAATAACCAGGGGTTTCTTCTCCTGAGCTTCTCTTCATCTGATCCACAGAGAACAAACAGTTAGCTTGCTGGTGTAGGAAGTTATGTTTCTGGCAAAAATGCCAGAAATAATAATGCATTTGGCATTATTACTATGGAGAAATGAAGGAAGTAGCAGTCTCATCTCTTCACTGGGAGATAGGCTGCTGTGTTACAAAACGGGCCTTTGGAAACCTTCATACACCTAAAAAGCAGATGCCAAAGAACATTTGTACCTTGCTTGgccttgttttctgttattctttcaTGGTGGTGGAGAaggatttttgaaaaatgtagaGCGTTGCCTCATCAGGAACTCCAGATGGAGTTAGCAGAGAAGCTCCCATGGATGTTGATGGGAGGGTAGCCAGGACAGTGCAtaacatatttgaaaacaaacatgtgAATGCATGGAGGATGgatctttcccttctcctttatACTTTTAGTAGTATTTTGTCCTCAAAGGGAAATATCCTTCAGAAGAAATGAGAGATCTGTGCTAACCTCTGTTGTTGAAGGAGCAGGCTGGTCAGGCTCTGCAAGACTGTGACTTTTCTCACCTGTTTTGCCAGCTGCACAACTTGCTGGAGCTGatgaaggcagagcagaacaTCTACAACATTGTTTTCCATGAGCTGATTCGGCAGGTCAGCGTGGACTGTGTGGAGAGAGGACAGCTGCTTTCAAAGCTCAGGTCATCATTAGCCAATCCCCCTCTTGATTTATGGCAGTGTCCTTCCGCAAGCAGCATTAGCTATTGCAGATTGTTCCTAATGTCCTTGCCCAGCAAAGCTAGCCTGTCATGATGTAATTGGCATGGGGTCTGATGCCAGGAATTAAATAGGATTTCCCTGCCTAATTAACAACTGGGGCTAATGAGCCTCTGTTAGGTAACCTGGAGGCTGAAGTTGGTGGCACTGTCACCACAGTTGACAGTGTGGGCTCCTTGCTGGGGTGACATTCAGTGGAAGTTTTCACACATAGACTAGCTGGTACTTCCCTCATGGCCAGTGTTCCCATGCTCAGATTACCATTATTTGTAGCAATTAAATTGTTCCAGAGTGTTTAAAATCCTCAATCCAAACACTCAAAAGATTGCCTTCTAGATAGCCTCTGTGCAGTGAAAGGAAAGGGTCTTCAGGGGGAGTAAGAGAGATCTGTACTCTCAGGGAAACACCCATTTTTACTCCTTTTACTGCAGGCAGAGGTACGTGGGTCTCCTGGAGCGGATTCCTGAACAGATGAAGACTCTCTACAAAAAAATGATGGCACAGCAGTTGGTTGACAGACATATTACAGAACAACTACTCTATTTTAAAGAATCTGTTGAAGAGCTGGCCAGGTCTGAATCCTGCCTGATCCTAAGAAATTACCTCAATGCCCTAGGCTTAGTCTGTTGCTTTCATTTGGGTTTCTAATCTTCCTCCCATAGGAGAAGGAAGATAGTGTTATGATTTGAAGCAGAGCTACAGAGACCACACTGGAGCCTCCTCACACTCTCACTGCACCCTTTTAGTGCCAAATAATGCCAAAGCCACCTCCTTTCCTTAGCACACTGGAGGTTCATTGGTGGGGAGCTGCAAAAGGGGGCTGTTGGAGCAACATGTGTGCATGGGTCGAGGAGGTCTTTGAGATGCCTTTCACCCCTACAGTAAAATGATTGCGTTCCAGGAAGAGAGCCCTGCACGATAGCATAGGGCCTGCCAGTCTGCGTCTGCCAGAGTAGAGACCTTTGGGTTGGGCTAAGTTGCTTTAAGTCTGTTCCCTGCTTTTTCAGCGAGCTGTACGAGGTACAAGAACATGACCACAAGGTGACCAAAGAAGCAGAAAACGCTCAAGAGGAGCTAGTTACAGGCATGCAGGAGGCTAAGGCAAATGCAAAGTAAGTTGTTTTCAAAGTTGACATTGGGAGATTTCTGCAGCACGCTGGTTTCATTCTCTTGGGGTTGTTGGGAAGGAGAGGTGAGGGATGATTTCCTTCTGGGGAAGAGAGCTTGGCTGTTTATGACAGATGCtattattttgctgtaaatGCTAAACCCCTCAAAAGGATCAAAAGCTGTTCAAAACACTTCTAGTTTTATGTCATGAGAGTTGCATTTGTTGCTCAGGTGTTGGCATTCCCTTTTCTTCACCCCACGTTCACAGCTGCTGAGCTCTTCATAGTCTAGCAGAGCCTGCAGCTCTGAACTTCTAAGAGCTTCTGAGAGATTCTGTGGGAATCTTCAGATACCCACCACCTAAATCCCTGATTTCCTAGGTATCAGAGTTGTGGTGCTCAGGCACACAGATTCACTTACAGATACTTGTATTCATGCTGAATATAAGTCGCAATGGACATATCAACAGAAAGGTGTTGTAGGGGCTTGGGGAAAAGGACCTGTGAATTTACAGGCCATGTGGGAGGTGactgaggaaggaggaaggaagaggaagtgTCTAAGAAAAGCTTTAGGAATTGGGAGAAGAACAGTAAACATGAATGAGAAACACAGGTGAACATATTTCATTGACTTCCCCTTCTTCTAGCCTTTTGGAAGAGTATCGGGAGTTATACAAGTTACAGAGAAGACGACTGGAAGAGCAAATTCTGCTGCTAGCACGAGAAAGAGACGTTTGGAGCTCAGCTGCATGTGACCTGGCTCTGAAGGTAGGTGCGGGAGATAAGTCATGCATTGCAAGGTATAAGCCATCATAGCCAGCAGTCTTGTTCCAAGGGCAGTTTTCATCTCAAAGAACACTTTTGTTCAATACGATTGGGTAGTAACATACCTCATACGCGCCCTGACCTCATTTCCTGAGGTCTGTTGTATTTCAcgtgtgggttttttcaaaTGGAAACCAGTTAATTCACACAGCATGTTTGGTATGGATTGCCAGGTTCTGTGCAGGAAGATCTTCTGTGAGATTAATATTTCCATTCAGATATGGGTTTGACTGAAGTTTTCTATTCCTCATACTTTAGAATTTTGTACCCAGATTCCTCACAGATCCTCAAAAAACATCATTCTTGGTTAATTCTGTGCTTTCTTGTTTGTGTGTCTCCCTTGTTTGCAATCTCCTACTTTATCCtattcaagtttaaaatctgttaGCAGGACTTCTGGGGCTGTCTGGGAGATGAGAAATTTATTTGTAAGGAAAGCAGACTCAACTCTTTGAGCTCCATTTCACTGATGGTAAAGGTCCCATGTTAACGTCAGCTGTCAGTCCTCTCGGAAGAAAACAGTGcaaataataatgttttttttttcagatagcaGACAGAAACCAGCTCACATTGGTTCGCAGGCTCTATGTTAGTGGAAAGACACTGACCAACGTTCTCAAGCATTTCACTGTCCTCTTGGCCTCAAAGGTAAGGACCTGCCTGGGATGGGCACCTGTTCAAAGTGTTTGCATGCGTGGTTTATGTAGCTCTATGGTTCTCAGTAAATCATTCAGTACTTTGGCTGTTATTTGAACTTTCAAGTGTTGGTCTAATTTCAAACAAGCATTAAAATTTGAATGAGTTCACTCCCTGCTTTTCTCTCATTACTCCATATCCCCTCTTCTCTACctcaaacttttatttttcccgtttctcctttttctttgtagCTTTATTCCCTCTCCCCATTCCTTCTCAATAAAACCAAATCGTATCCAGCCTAGTGTAATTTTGCCCTTGTGTATAGGGCTGCATGCTATCTCAGTAGCATATAAGCAGCAAGGAGTCAAGCACTCAGTTCTGGCATGCCTGGGGAGGTGAGCCACCCTAGTCCTGTGTCAAAGGTTTTGTGAGGGCTGTGCTGTGGAATTACAGACGTTTCCCAGATCTCCGATACAAGTGTATCTCAAAATAGCTAGGGCAAAGGGAGAATTTCTCTAACTTGGATCAAAACAATCACAAAAGTGCCTTATCCCACTCTCTTGCCCACTGCTTGCAGGACACAGAAGACCTGGCTGATCTGCAGGAAGAGATCGAGCAGTTCAGGGAGAGGTTGAGTCGTGTTGGAGCGGAAATAGAGCGTTTCGAGGAGTCTAGccaaagaaaactgcaaattgTCTGCAGCAGCCTCAACAAGCGGTTTCAGTACTTCCATAGCAGTGACTTGTGAGTGGCCCAGAGGGACCAGGGGTAGCAGTCAACTTCCTCAACCTTTTTCTTGTGCCAGTAGGTCTCACTGGACTCTCAGGTGCAGTGAGATTTGGTGCAATTTACACGTCTCttactgctctgcttttctgcttgatgcatttattttgatAATCAGGTCTATAACAGTAATGTGATGCTGTGTGTTTGTGGTTGGTTTCAGTGGGGCAAGGATTGTACCCTCCTGCTGCGAACCAGAGTGTCCATTTTGCAGCTGTCATTACTATAAAAGAGTTCTTCTATTTAGTTGATTCATTTTACCTTGAACGGGCATGCATTAATGCTTTAATAGACTGTTCAATTCTTTCATGTACAGATACAAAATGAGACTCTGAGACACATGATGTTTCAAATCCAAAGTCATTTTGTATGTTAAGGTGATTATATTTTGCAGGCCTTTTAGTTCATTGTGAgatgttaaataaaacaaagcataaaTGCAGGTACAAAATGCAGACATATACATAGTGTGTACATTAACAACAGAACACTTTATAGATTTCAATCATTGAGTTAATAATCATCTCTGAATTTTCAATATGTGCTTGCTTGAATTTAATTTTCGTCTTTGCTGGAAGtaacttattttcttcactgacacCCAGTGTTTGTATCATGTTGcgtgagagaagaaaaatctctgagTAGGGCCTTGtgttttttacttctctttcaAGTTACAATTTTTATCACAGACTCGGTATGTGTAGAGTATATACCTTGACTCTTGGTTTTACCTTGGCTAgtaaaggagtttttcctctcatcccttcttttcctctgctttagCTCCTCTCTGATGAATGAAAACCTACTGGAAGAAATCCTACAGGATGTCAAGAACTTAATAAATGTAAGATTTTTTGGGGTTGTACATATTATCGAGTGGTATCTGCTCAGCAAATTACCATGTGTTAGCTGAGACACGGTGAGCATCTATGCCCATCAGAAATGTGAACGAAAACACATCAGTTCAAATCTTTTGTGCTGAAGCTTTAGCTAAGAGTCTACACATGAGAAGTTATAGTTGACCAATACCGTAGTTCAGCCAGTGCATTAAACGTAGTTGTGTGTTTGAGCACTGTCTGACCTACAGCTCTGGTGACTGATAAATGATATTAATCCACAGAAGCCCTCAGAATTGTCACGGATAAGTTTCCAACTTACTGTGCTATCTACTCGCCATGATATCTTTACACTCATGGATTCCTCACACTTCCTTTTACCTGATTTCCATCACCTTTCTATTGCTGCCAAGGGGTGGTCCAACTCTGGGGGCACGGCAAGCTTGctacttttctttcagatgctAAAAGAAGACCTAGAGCAGTACGGAGGGGAGGTGCAACTAAGAAAGGCTGAAAGTCTCAGGAGCACTGCCAGCCTGCAGGAGCACTGGATGG is part of the Phalacrocorax aristotelis chromosome 6, bGulAri2.1, whole genome shotgun sequence genome and encodes:
- the AXDND1 gene encoding LOW QUALITY PROTEIN: axonemal dynein light chain domain-containing protein 1 (The sequence of the model RefSeq protein was modified relative to this genomic sequence to represent the inferred CDS: substituted 2 bases at 2 genomic stop codons), with the translated sequence MPSAGALVPGPKASGRTTSSALRAGSMGEERSEIPKLRGTSRMLDRIRPVSYSLERNCVPEEVFRSLTCASSSLYSPEYLRSPQTTKIPMGFRGCLQTPDRLWHYPNRRSKFRHLTDHPVSLTGAGRDVSYLCDIVTGQEAKKAMTGRSPSTKNCRDRRGSCGMVPRAPRATLADSLVPKEFHIVKNRGVLPLKYFDDKYTTLLEDREKKLRLFPSIKPSGRLEVIQLMKVMDSMLEKAGVDKLIRVTGPSQLHNLLELMKAEQNIYNIVFHELIRQVSVDCVERGQLLSKLRQRYVGLLERIPEQMKTLYKKMMAQQLVDRHITEQLLYFKESVEELASELYEVQEHDHKVTKEAENAQEELVTGMQEAKANANLLEEYRELYKLQRRRLEEQILLLARERDVWSSAACDLALKIADRNQLTLVRRLYVSGKTLTNVLKHFTVLLASKDTEDLADLQEEIEQFRERLSRVGAEIERFEESSQRKLQIVCSSLNKRFQYFHSSDFSSLMNENLLEEILQDVKNLINVRFFGGWSNSGGTASLLLFFQMLKEDLEQYGGEVQLRKAESLRSTASLQEHWMELGQTLLNRHRDFAGALPPQHAALEEINQRACELYQQYNIRISGNNGTARFLTVLVNSMEDWLFKVQKLKRGSDMHKAELQAFYHKIPVWLAQVDAVMSSIGYSQLHEAESDKKPHFPVVPREFFQMIQRWVLSMNNEVEKNITHLNEKVTELHRNLTLWLVNLLRHMTADRSSWECPQRQEPGTEMDEELRLMGACKLQHEAEELVAEMARLSGSIVSCCHEIVNAIVQKKRSETDLEADFELEELNKIKTECCNWIQVCSHLLSEMKGTPVSFLDLEELRNLFGSELALPRLFGWAKRACXXTHPYGALQELQLKLKLKDSIISSTQEKLEAEDANTCRKPITEEETLEVKEEITIMQQQPGAGMDYLTEENEATADMIRYVGHDSNIHLKSLKSDIISVTGREMTATKWSTPFSQKEFEALAVLEHLQAQLLETEIRAQNAEKRSESLEDKLEEALQRIKELECELEKEGKVTPEATHKEGQEKYFQDDISEVGPCSSPKTSNSSQSKGLRKSKY